Genomic DNA from Amycolatopsis alba DSM 44262:
GCGCGGTCGCGAAGACCCGCGAGCAGCACACGGCGATCTACGAGGCCATCGCCGCCCGCGAGCCCGAACTCGCGCGTTCGTGGGCCACCGTGCACGTCGCGGGCGTGGAGCAATGGCTCCGCAACGCCCTCGGCACCGCCGATGATCCCACCGCGGCCACCGAACCTTCCTGACACAACAACCTCCATGGATGCTCCGTGAAGGCCTCCTTCCCTACCCTCAAGGTAGTGAAGGAGGCCTTCACGGACTTTCGGGCTAAGTCTGGGCTTTCCCGCCGGCGTAGCGGGAAATGATCAGCGCGACCAGGATGATCACGCCGTAGATCGCTTTCAGCCACTCAGGCGGCACCTGAGCGACCTGCAGCAGGTTGGTGACCGTCTGCAGGAGCAGCACGCCGGTGAGCGCCCCGACCAGCGTGCCCTTCCCACCGTCCAGGGAGACACCGCCGATCACCGCAGCCGCGAACACCTGGAGGATGAGCCCGTCGCCCTGATCGGCGCCGAGCGCACCGACGTAACCGGTGTACGCGAGCCCGCCGATCGCGGCCAGCACACCGGCCACGACGAACACACCCCACGAGATCCGGTCGACGCGGATACCGGCGGCCCGTGCGGCTTCCCGGTTCCCGCCGATGGCGTAGAGCGACCGGCCGATCCGGTGATACCGCAGCCCCAGCCCGAACACGGTGAACAGCGCCGCGGCCAGCCACACCGACATCGGCAGCCCGATGAACGTCGTCGTCGCCAGCGCGGTGAACACGTCCAGCTGGTCGAAGAGCGTCTTCCCCTGGGTGGACCCGATCTGCGTGCCGCGCAGCACCGTCAGCATCGCCAGCGTGACGATGAAGGCGTTCAGCTTCAGCTTGACGATCAGGAACCCGTTCACGAAACCGACCGCGGCACCGGCCACCAGCACGGCGAGGATGCCGGCGAAACCGGGGAATTCGGTGCCGAAGCCCGAAGACGCCACCGGGATGACCAGCATCGCGCCGAGCGCGGGCGCCATGCCCATGGTCGATTCCAGCGACAGGTCGAACTTCCCGGTCAGCAGCACGAGCGATTCGCCGAGCACCACCATCGACAGCGCCGCCGAGGCGGACAGGATCCCGACGATGCTGCCGAAGGTCAGGAACGTGTCACTGATCAGTCCTCCGATGATCAGCACCACGACGAGCGCCGGAATCAGGGCGAGTTCGCGCAGCCAGCGGAACTTCCGGCGGCGCGGCGGGGCAGGCAGCGACGAAGTCTTCGGATCGGTCATGAGTTCAGTCACCGCTCGACTCCTTCGATGTCGGCCACCAGGTCGCCGTCGGACCAGCCCGCCCGGTGTTCGGCGACCACGGCACCCGCGCGGAGCACGAGCACCCGGTCGCTCAGGCGGAGATCGTCCAGTTCGTCGCTGACGATCAGCACCGCCTTGCCCTCGGCCCGCACCCGGTCGACGACCGCGAGCAGCGCCTCCTTCGATTTCACGTCCACCCCCGCGGTCGGGTTGATCAGCACGACCAGGCGCGGATCACCGGCCAGCGCACGGGCAAGGACGACCTTCTGCTGGTTGCCACCGGAAAGGTCGGACACCGGCTGGTCGGCGTCGGCCGCGACGATGTCGTAGTCCCGCAAAGCTTTTGACGCTTTCGCGTACCGCGCGCCCGGCGACGCGACACCGCCCTTGCCCATGCGATCCAAAATGGACAGTGTGGCGTTGTCCGCGATGGAGTGTTCGAGTACCAGCCCTTCGTGGTGCCGGTCTCTGGGCACACAGCCGATCCCGGCGCGGATCGCGGCCGGGATGTCGCCCGGTTTCAACGGTTTCCCGTCCACCCGGATCGTGCCCGCGCTCGGTGACAGCAGGCCGTACACGGTTTCGGCGACCTGGTGCTTGCCGCTGGCGTTGCTGCCCGCGAGCCCGATCACCTCGCCGCGGTGGATCCGGAACGTCACGTCTTCGAAGCCGTCACCGGAAAGCCCGTCGACGGTCAGCACCTCGTCGGCGTCCTCGGCCAGCGCCTCACGCGTCGAGGCGTCGCGGACGGAAAGCCCGCCCTGCTCGCCGGTCATCGCGTCGATCAGCTCGGCGCGGCCGACCTCCGAGACCGGCGCGGTCAGGATGTGCTTGGCGTCGCGCAGCACGGTGACCGCCTGGCACACCTCGTACACCTCGTGGAGGTGATGCGAGATGAACAGGAACGTCACCCCGTTCGCCTGCATCTGGCGCATCCGCGCGAAGAGCCGCTCGATCGCCTGGCTGTCCAGTTGCGCCGTCGGCTCGTCGAGCACGATGAACCGGGCACCGTAGGAAAGCGCTCTGGCGATCTCGACGAACTGCCGGTCTTCGACCGAAAGCTCGCCAGCCGGGGTGTCGACGTCGACACCCACGTCCCAGGAGTCGAGCAGCTCCCGTGCCTGGCGGCGTAATCGCTGCCAGCCGATCGCGAAGCCCTTACCCGACTGGCGGTTGAGGAACAGGTTCTCCGCGACGGTCAGCTGCGGGACGACCATCGCGTGCTGGTAGACACAGGCGACGGCACGCTTCCAGTCGTCCTGTTTGGACAAGGGCGGTGCGGGAACGCCACCGAACTCGACCCGTCCGGTGTCCGTTTTGGACAGTCCGGTGAGGATCGAGACCAGCGTCGACTTCCCGGCACCGTTGCGGCCGACGAGCGCGTGCGACTCGCCGGGGTTGACGGTGATGCTGACGTCGGACAACGCCACGGTCGGGCCGTAGCGTTTGCCGACGCCCTGTGCGCTGACCACCGGCACGGCGGCGGACCCGGCGGGCAGCGCGCTCACAGGTTGTTCCCCCAGAGAGCCTTGTCGTCGACGTTGTCCTTGGTGACGACCGGCGCGGGGAGCTGGTCTTCCAGGATGCCGGGCCGGACCTCGACGATCGTGCTGCCGTGGTCGGTCGGCCCTGCCTTGAAGGTCTCCCCCTCCATCGCCTTCTTGACCCAGTACATGCCGTACTTGGCGTAGTCGTCGGCGGGCTGGGACACGGTCGCGTCGAGTTCGCCCGCGCGGATCGCGGCCAGCTCCTGCGGGATGCCGTCGTTGCTGACCAGCACGACATGCTTCGGGTCGCCGACCGGGAAGTAGAGGTTCTTGCGTTTGAGCGCCTGCTGCGTCGGCGCCAGGTAGACACCGCCCGCCTGCATGTACACGGCCTTGATGTCCGGGTTGGCGGTCAGCAGACTGTCCAAACCGGACGACGCCTTGTCCGCCTTCCACTCGGCAGCGACCTCCAGCACCTGGACGCCGGGGAACTTCGCCTTCATGCATTCCCGGAACGCCTCGGAGCGGTCGCGGCCGTTGACCGAGGCGAGATCGCCCATGACCTGCACGACCTTGCCCGACGTGACCTTCGCGCCGATCGCTTCACAGGCCTTGGTGCCGTACGCCTTGTTGTCCGCGCGCACCACCATCGCGACCTTGCCGCTCTCGGGCGCGACATCGACCGCCACCACCGGGACGCCTTTGTTCTCCGCTGCCTTGAGGCCCGCCACGACGGCGGCGGAGTCGATGGGGGTCACGACAAGGCCCTTGACGCCCTGATTGAGCAAGGTGTTGACGTCGGTGATCTGCTTCGCCGAATCGCTGTCCGCGTTGACCGTCGGCAGCGCGTCGACGCCCTGTTCCTTCGCCTTCAGCGGTACGTAGTTGTTGTAGGCCTGCCAGAACGGTGAGGTCAGCAGCGGGATCGTCGCGCCGACCTTCCCGCCCTGCGCTCCACCGGCACCCGGTTTCGGAGCGTTGTCCTTCGTGGACCCACAGGCCGACAGCGCCAGCCCGAGCGCGGTGGCCGCGGCGGCCACCCTGATCACCCTCGTACGCACCGCATCCTCCTTGATGACAGCGGGAACCTAGTGCTGGACCGGGCCGCGCGGACGCAGCCCGTACATACCTCCGTCGACGGCGAGTGCCGTGCCGGTGGTCGAAGCCGACAGCGGACTGGCGAGGTACACGACCGCGTTCGCGACCTCGTCCGCGGTCACCAGCCTGCCCATCGGCTGACGGGCGGCCAAAGCGGCCCGTTCGGCCTCCGGGTCGCCGGCGGAGTCGAGCAGCCTGCCGACCCACGGGGTGTCCGCGGTACCGGGGCAGACGCAGTTGACCCGGATCCGGTCGGCGAGGTGGTCGGTCGCCATCGCCAGGGTCAGCGAGAGCACCGCGCCCTTGCTGGCCGAGTACAGCGCGCGGTTGGGCAGGCCTGCCCACGCGGCGATCGAACAGGTGTTGACGATCGCGGCCGACGGCGAGTTCTTCAGATGCGGCAACGCGGCCCGCGCGAGCCGCACCATGCCGACGACGTTGATGTCGAGGACCCGGTGCCACTCGTCGTCACTGTTGGAGGTGACGTCGCCCTGCGCGCCGATTCCCGCGTTGTTGACCAGGACGTCGAGCCTGCCGAAACGCTCCGCGACCGCGTCGATCGCCGCGCGGACCTCGTCGTCGGAGCCGACGTCGCACCGGAATCCGGTGAGACCTTCGGGAAGGTCGTCCGGCTTCAGGTCGAGGACCGCGACCTTCGCCCCGCGTGCGGCGAGCAGGTCGGCGGTGGCCCTGCCGATACCGGAGGCACCGCCGGTGACGGCGGCGACAAGGCCTTCGAACTCACTCACTGTCGATCTCCGTCCATTCTGGACCGTCGGGGAAGGTGAACCGGCGCAGGGTGGCGTCGTGCATCCGTGCCGAGAAGCCCGGCGCGGAGGGCGCCAGGTAGCGGCCGCGGGTCACGACGGCCGGATCGGTGAAATGCTCGTGGAGGTGGTCGACCCACTCGATGGACCGGTCGACGTCGGAACCGGACACCGCCGCGAAGTCGAACATCGACAGGTGCCGCACGAGCTCGCACAGCCCGACCCCGCCGGCGTGCGGGCACACCGGGACGTCGAATTTGGCCGCCAGCAACAGGATCGCGAGGTTCTCGTTGAACCCGCCGACCCTGGCGGCGTCCAGCTGCAGCACCGAGATCGCACCGGCCTGCAGCAGCTGCTTGAACACCACGCGGTTCTGGACGTGCTCACCGGTGGCCACGCGGATCGGGGACAGGGCCTTGGCGATCGCGGCGTGCCCGAGCACGTCGTCCGGCGAGGTCGGTTCCTCGATCCAGTACGGGTCGTACGGCGCCAGCTCGGTCATCCAGGCGATCGCCGACGAGACGTCCCAGCGCTGGTTCGCGTCGACGGCGACCCGGATGTCCGCGCCGACGGTCTCGCGGGCGAGCTTCATCCGGCGGACGTCGTCTTCGAGATCGCCGCCGACCTTCAGCTTGATCATCTCGAAGCCGTCCGCGACGGCCTGCTCGGCGAGCCGGGCGAGTTTCTCGTCCGAGTACCCGAGCCAGCCGGGGGAAGTGCTGTACGCGCGGTATCCGTCACGCTCGATCTTGGCGATCCGCTCGGCGCGGCCGGGCTCGGCGGCGCGGAGGATGTCGAGCGCCTCCTGCTCGGTCAGCGCGTCGGACAGGTAACGGAAGTCGACGAGGGAGACCAGTTCCTCCGGCGACATCTCGGCGGCGAAACGCCAGACCGGGAGCCCGGCGATGCGCGCGGCGAGGTCCCAGGCGGCGTTGACCACGGCGCCGATCGCCATATGCGCGACACCCTTTTCCGGGCCGAGCCACCGCAGTTGCGAGTCGCCGACCAGCGCCCTCGACAGCGCGCCGAGCGCGGCCGCGTCGGTCGGCACGTCCAGGCCGACGACATGCGGTTCCAGCGCGCGGATCGCCGCGGCCTGGACGTCGTTGCCGCGTCCGATGGTGAACGCGAGGCCGTAGCCGTCCGGTCCGCCGTCGGTGTGGAGCACGACGTACGCGGCCGAGTAGTCCGGGTCCGGGTTCATGGCGTCCGAACCGTCCAGCTCCCGCGAGGTGGGGAAGCGGACGTCGAGCACCTCCATGCCCACGATCTTCGCCATCACGCCTGCCTCGTGCTCTGGCGCTGGCGGCCGAGGCCGTCGATCTCGAGCTCGATGACGTCACCTTCCCGCAGGTACGGCTTGGGATCGGGCTGGCCGAGCGCGACGCCCTGCGGGGTACCGGTGTTGATGAGATCGCCAGGGCGCAGCACCATGAACCGACTCAGATAATGCACGATCTCGGCGACCGTGAAAATCATGTCCTTGGTGGACGAGTCCTGTTTCTTCTCGCCGTTGACCCAAAGCCGCAGGCCGAGGGCCTGCGGATCGGGCACCTCGTCGGCGGTGACCAGCCACGGGCCGAGCGGGTTGAAGTTCTCGCACGACTTGCCCTTGTCCCACGTGCCGCCGCGTTCCAGCTGGAACTCGCGCTCGGACACGTCGTTCGAGACGGTGTACCCGGCGACGTACTCGAGGGCCTCTTCGACGCTCTCGATGTAGCGCGCGGTCTTGCCGATGACGACGCCGAGCTCGACCTCCCAGTCGGTCTTGGTCGAACCACGCGGCACGAGCACGTCGTCCTCCGGGCCGACGACGACGTCGGGCGCCTTCATGAAGACGACCGGCTCGGTCGGGACCTCGGCACCGGACTCCTCTGCGTGCTGCCGGTAGTTGAGGCCGACGCAGACGACCTTGCCGGGCCGCGCGATCGGCGCGCCCACCCTGGCGCGCGCGAGTTCAGGACCGGCTTCAGGCAGCTCACCGGCGGCCAGCGCGGCCGCGACCCTGGCGACACCGTCGCTCGCGAAGAAGCTGCCATCGATGTCGGAAGTCAGCCCCGAGAGGTCGCGCACCGTGCCGTCCCCGGCACGTACGAACGGACGCTCACTTCCCGGTTCCCCGAGACGCAACAGCTGCACGGATTTTCCCTTCCGGCCGAACCGTCAGCATTCGACGGCTCCAACAGCAACGAACATACATCCGATGTATACCCGACGACCTCCGGCAAGATCTAGAGGTCGCTGCGATTTGTGTCGAAAATTGATCGGATCAGTAGTCTGAACTTAGGGTGCCCTGAGTCACAACGGGAATAGTTACCTACTCTAAGCAAGTTGTTCCTCGCGGAACCATCACTGGGGAAGGAACGAGCATGACCATCGCGCCCGAGCGAGTGGAAGAAATCGTCACGCGACCGAGTACCACCGGCCGCGCCCGGTTCGTCCTGATCCTCGGCGGCCTGTCCGCCTTCGGGCCCCTGTCCATCGACATGTACCTGCCCGCGCTCCCGCAGATGGCGGGCGAACTGCGCGCGGCGGACGCGACCGTCCAGCTCACGCTGAGCGCGTTCATCATCGGGCTCGCCATCGGGCAGCTGATCCTCGGACCGCTGTCCGACGCGATCGGCCGCCGCAAACCGCTCGTGGCCGGGCTCGCGCTCTACATGGTCGGCTCGATCCTGTGCGCCCTCGCCCCGAGCGCCGAACTGCTCATCGCCGCGCGCGGTGTCCAGGCCTTCGGTGCCGCGGCCGGCATCGTGATCGCCAGGGCGACCGTGCGCGACTTCTACTCCGGCACCGCGATGACGAAGTTCTTCTCGCTGCTCATGCTGGTCAACGGGCTCGCCCCGATCCTGGCGCCGATCATCGGCGGCCAGATCCTGAACTGGACCTCGTGGCGCGGCGTGTTCGTCTGCCTGACCGTGTTCGGCGCGTTCCTGCTCGCCGTCGTCTTCTTCCTGCTGCCGGAACCGCTGCCCGAGGAACGCCGTACCCCGGCCCGCTTCGGCTCGGTGCTCCGGAAGTACGGAAGCCTGCTCCGCGATCGCGCTTTCCTCGGCTACGCGCTGGCTTCCGGGCTCATGTTCGGCAGCCTGTTCGCCTACATCTCCGGCTCGTCCTTCGCGCTGCAGGGTGTCTACGGGCTCAGCCCGCAGGCGTACAGCCTGGTGTTCGGGCTCAACGGTATCGGCATCGTGGCCGTCGGCCAGCTGAACGGGCGCATCGTCGGACGTTTCCCGGAGCGGACGCTGCTGACCGTCGGCCTCGGCATCGCGGCGGTGGCCGGGTTCGGCGTGCTGGCCGCGACGGTGCTGGACCTCGGCCTGATCGGGCTGCTGATCCCGCTGTTCATCCTGGTGTCGAGCATCGGCATGGTGGCGCCGAACGCGAGTTCGCTGGCGCTGGCCGAACAGGCGCGGTCCGCCGGTTCGGCGTCGGCGCTGCTGGGCGTGCTGCAGTTCGTCGTCGGCGGGCTGGCGACGCCGCTGGTCGGGCTGGGCGGTCCGGGCACCGCCGTGCCGATGGGGATCGTGATGGCGGGGTTCGGCGTGCTGGCTCTGCTGGCCTTCGGGACCATGACGCGGTCGACGGCACCGGAGACCCTGGCACTCCAGCAGGCGTAGGGGCTCGTGAGCGGCGATCGGGTTCTGACGGACCCGTATTTGCCTACCCACTGGTGCGAGTGGCGGTCGGGTGTCGAGGATTTGGGACGTTGTACGTCCGGAAGCTTCCCCGTCGCGTATCCGCCACCGGTCATGACCGGTACGACGTTGATCAACGGAGGATTGGGGACGGTGACTGTCCCGGATCTTCCGTCGATCAAGATTCAAGACCTGGCGACCCGCTCGACGGTGAAGGAATCAGGACGTTGAACGTCCTGATTCCTTCACCGTCAAGCCCTACAACCGCGGAACCGCCACTTTCCGCTTCCCGCTGACGTTGCGAAAGCCACTTTCACAACGTTGAAGGTTGCGAAAGTGGCTTTCACAACTCCACCTCGACGTTCCGGTGGCGGGTTGGGGGGTGCGTGAAGGGGGCCTTCATGTACCTAGGCGAGTCCCTTGAGATCGGCCGTCTTCAGCTGCTCCGCCGTCACCGAAGCGCGTCCCTCGACAAGGGCCTTCAACGCGTCCCCGTCATCCCACTGGTTGACGTTCATCGCGGCGGTCACCTGCCCGTCCCGCAGCCAGAACGCCGTGAAGTCCCGCGCCGCGAGGTCGCCGCGCACCACCAGCTGATCGGTTTCGGGATCGGCGAGGCCTCGGTATTCGCAGCCGAGGTCGTACTGGTCCGAGAAGAAATACGGGCTCTTCAGGTACGGCTCGTTCTCTCCCAGCAGGTTCGCCGCGACGTGCTCGCCCTGCCATTTCGCGTTCGACCAGTGCTCGACGCGGACGCGTTTTCCGTAGCGGGGATGGAAATGCGCGGCGATGTCGCCGATCGCGTAGACGTCGGGCGCGGCGGTCCGCAGGCCCGCGTCGGCGCAGACACCGCCGTCGTCGGACAGTTCCAGCCCGGCGGCGTGCGCGAGGTCGACGCGGGGAGCGGCGCCGACGGCCACCAGCACGACGTCCGCGGGAAGCTCATCCCCGCTCTGAAGACGTACGCCGGTCACCCCGTCCGGGCCACCGGTGAACCCGGCGACGCCTTCACCGAGACGCCAGTTCACCCCGTGGGTGGTGTGAAGGTCCTTGAAGACGCCGGACACCTCCTCGCCCAGTACCGCGAGCAGCGGCGAGCCGACCTGGTCGACCACGGTCACCTCAGCGCCATGCTCCCTGGCGGCCGCCGCGGCCTCAGTGCCGATCCAGCCCGCGCCGACGATCACCACCCGTTCGGCGTCCTTGAACGCCGAACGCAGCGCCAGCGCGTCGTCGAGGGTGCGCAGGGTCCGCAGTCCGGGCAGGTCGCCGCCGGGCACCGGCAAGGAGCGCGGCTGGGAGCCGGTCGCGAGCACGAGACGGTCGAAGCGATGCTCGCCGCCCGCGTCGTCGTGCACGAGGCGCGAGCCGAGTTCGATCTTGGTCGCGGTCGCGCCGCTCCGGAAAGCGATGTCCTTCTCTTCGTAGAAACCCGCGTCGTGCACCCAATCGGGTTCATCGGTGTTGCCCATCAGCAGCCCTTTGGACAAGGGCGGTAATTCGTACGGGCGATGCTTGTCGGTGCCGAGCAGCAGGATTTCACCCGCGTAGCCACGTTCTCGCAGCGTCCCGGCGGCCGTCGCTCCCGCGAGGCCGGCACCGACGATGACGATCTTCCTGGGTTCGGACACAAAGACCTCCCGAGCAGGCTTTCCCCCGGACGCTACTCCGGTTCCCCCACGTCCGGCCTAGCCAAACCCGAAGTCGATCACGGAATGCGTGGCCGGTTAACCCATCAGTAGGAATGTGGCGTAACCCGCGTCACGGCCTCGAAATCACCTCGTCCCAGCCTCGGACGAGAAAGGGAGATCATGGGCTACGGGAGGATGAGGACGTTGGCACCGCGGGACGAATGGTCGGTCGGCTGCCGGGATCTCGCGGGCAGGCGCCGGGACGTGACGGTGTTCGTGAGCAGCGACAAGATCGTGCTCGTGGCGCCGCCCGGCGAAGCCGCCGTACTCGGGCCGCTGGACGTGGGGCGCCTGCGCGCCGCGCTCCGCGACGCCGTGGTCGCGGTGGCCGAACATCCGGATCACAGTGAATGACAACTACCGTTCCTACTTCTGAGTAGGTAGAGTCGGCTCCGTTCGGAAGGAGCAGGCCATGACCACCTACTTCGTGACGGGCGCGACGGGTTTTCTGGGAAAACGCCTGGTCGCGCGCCTACTGCGGCGACCTGAGACCGTAGCCGTCCATGTTCTCGTGAGGGAGACCTCACGCGGGAAGCTCCCGAGCCACGAGAAGCTCGTTCCCGTCACCGGCGATCTGACCGAACCTTCGCTGGGCATCGACCCCGCCCGGCTGGGTCGCCTCGACCACGTCGTGCACCTCGGCGCGATCTACGACCTCACCGCGGACGAGGCCGCCAACCGCGCGGCCAACGTCGACGGCACCCGCAACGTCCTGGAGTTCGCCGCCGCCGCGAACGCCGGACTCTTTCACCACGTCTCTTCGATCGCGGTCGCCGGGCAGTACGCCGGGCGCTTCACCGAAGCCGACTTCGACCTCGGCCAGTCCTTCGCGTCGCCGTATCACGCGACGAAGTTCGAGGCGGAGAAACTCGTGCGACGGCATGGGAAAACGCCGTTCCGCGTGTACCGGCCGTCCGCCGTGGCCGGCGATTCGCGCACCGGTGAGATGGACAAGATCGACGGTCCGTACTACTTCCTCCCCGCGATCTCGCGGCTCGCCGCCCTGCCTCGCCGCTTCCCGCTGGCCGCCCCTGATCTCGGCGCCACGAACATCGTGCCGGTCGACTACGTCGTCGAAGCGATGGAACACCTCATGCACGTCGACGCGCCCACCGGCAGCACGTACCACCTCGCGTCGCCTCGGCCCCAGCCGCTGCACGAGGTCTACAACGCCTTCGCACGGGCCGCGGGCGGCCCGAAGATCTCCGCCGTCCTTCCCCCGCGACCGTCCGGCGCGCTGAAGCGGGCCGGGACCCGGCTGGCGAAGTCCGCGGCGGCCGGGTTCGACCGGGTCCCCGGCGGGCGTCCGGCCCGCGCGGCGGTACTGGCGGAACTCGGCGTCCCGCTCGAAGTCCTGCCCCATCTGAGCATGGAGGTCGACTTCGACACGAGCGCGACCACCGCGGCCCTCGAAGGCAGCGGGATCACCTTGCCGCCGTTGAAGGAGTACGCCGGTCCGCTCTACCGCTACTGGCTCGCGCACCTGGACCCCGATCGCGGCCGCCGCCGTCCGGGGCCGGAACCGCTCGACGGCCGCAAGGTGCTGATCACCGGCGCCTCGTCGGGCATCGGGCGCGCGTCCGCGCTGGCCGTCGCTGCGAAGGGCGCCGAAGTGATCCTGGTGGCCAGGCGTGCTGACGAACTCGAAGAGGTCCGTGAGCAGATCGTCGCGGCGGGTGGGAAGGCCTCGGCGTATCCGTGCGACCTCACCGACGGCGGCGCGGTCGACGCTCTGGTCAAGGACGTGCTCGCCGCGCACGGCGCCGTCGACATGCTGGTCAACAACGCCGGCCGCTCGATCCGGCGCTCGCTTTCACTGTCCACCGAACGGTTCCATGACTACGAGCGCACGATGGCCATCAACTACTTCGGCCCCGTGCGGCTGACGCTGGGCCTGCTGCCGTCGATGACCGCGCGCGGGTTCGGCCACGTCGTCAACGTGACCACGCAAGGGCTGCAGACCGACACCCCACGGTTTTCCGCTTACCTGGCCTCGAAGGCCGCGCTGGAGGAGTTCGGGCTGACCGCCGGCCGGGAAACGCTTTCCGACGGCGTCACCTTCACCTCGGTCCGGATGCCGCTGGTGCGCACCGACATGATCACCCCGACCGGGTCCTACCGCGGCATGCCGTCCAGCTCCCCCGAACGCGCCGCCGCTCTCGTGGTGAAGGCACTGGAGAAACGACCCGAGATCCTGAATCTGCCCGAAGGCACGGCCGCCGAGTTGGTGACGCTCGTCGCACCGAAGACGGCGCGGTTCTTCGCCCACCTCGTCTACCGCGCGATGCCGGAGTCCGCTCCGGAATCCCGTGGCCTGCCCCGGAAGGCTCCGCTC
This window encodes:
- a CDS encoding Bcr/CflA family multidrug efflux MFS transporter, with protein sequence MTIAPERVEEIVTRPSTTGRARFVLILGGLSAFGPLSIDMYLPALPQMAGELRAADATVQLTLSAFIIGLAIGQLILGPLSDAIGRRKPLVAGLALYMVGSILCALAPSAELLIAARGVQAFGAAAGIVIARATVRDFYSGTAMTKFFSLLMLVNGLAPILAPIIGGQILNWTSWRGVFVCLTVFGAFLLAVVFFLLPEPLPEERRTPARFGSVLRKYGSLLRDRAFLGYALASGLMFGSLFAYISGSSFALQGVYGLSPQAYSLVFGLNGIGIVAVGQLNGRIVGRFPERTLLTVGLGIAAVAGFGVLAATVLDLGLIGLLIPLFILVSSIGMVAPNASSLALAEQARSAGSASALLGVLQFVVGGLATPLVGLGGPGTAVPMGIVMAGFGVLALLAFGTMTRSTAPETLALQQA
- a CDS encoding enolase C-terminal domain-like protein, translating into MAKIVGMEVLDVRFPTSRELDGSDAMNPDPDYSAAYVVLHTDGGPDGYGLAFTIGRGNDVQAAAIRALEPHVVGLDVPTDAAALGALSRALVGDSQLRWLGPEKGVAHMAIGAVVNAAWDLAARIAGLPVWRFAAEMSPEELVSLVDFRYLSDALTEQEALDILRAAEPGRAERIAKIERDGYRAYSTSPGWLGYSDEKLARLAEQAVADGFEMIKLKVGGDLEDDVRRMKLARETVGADIRVAVDANQRWDVSSAIAWMTELAPYDPYWIEEPTSPDDVLGHAAIAKALSPIRVATGEHVQNRVVFKQLLQAGAISVLQLDAARVGGFNENLAILLLAAKFDVPVCPHAGGVGLCELVRHLSMFDFAAVSGSDVDRSIEWVDHLHEHFTDPAVVTRGRYLAPSAPGFSARMHDATLRRFTFPDGPEWTEIDSE
- a CDS encoding NAD(P)/FAD-dependent oxidoreductase → MSEPRKIVIVGAGLAGATAAGTLRERGYAGEILLLGTDKHRPYELPPLSKGLLMGNTDEPDWVHDAGFYEEKDIAFRSGATATKIELGSRLVHDDAGGEHRFDRLVLATGSQPRSLPVPGGDLPGLRTLRTLDDALALRSAFKDAERVVIVGAGWIGTEAAAAAREHGAEVTVVDQVGSPLLAVLGEEVSGVFKDLHTTHGVNWRLGEGVAGFTGGPDGVTGVRLQSGDELPADVVLVAVGAAPRVDLAHAAGLELSDDGGVCADAGLRTAAPDVYAIGDIAAHFHPRYGKRVRVEHWSNAKWQGEHVAANLLGENEPYLKSPYFFSDQYDLGCEYRGLADPETDQLVVRGDLAARDFTAFWLRDGQVTAAMNVNQWDDGDALKALVEGRASVTAEQLKTADLKGLA
- a CDS encoding ABC transporter permease is translated as MTELMTDPKTSSLPAPPRRRKFRWLRELALIPALVVVLIIGGLISDTFLTFGSIVGILSASAALSMVVLGESLVLLTGKFDLSLESTMGMAPALGAMLVIPVASSGFGTEFPGFAGILAVLVAGAAVGFVNGFLIVKLKLNAFIVTLAMLTVLRGTQIGSTQGKTLFDQLDVFTALATTTFIGLPMSVWLAAALFTVFGLGLRYHRIGRSLYAIGGNREAARAAGIRVDRISWGVFVVAGVLAAIGGLAYTGYVGALGADQGDGLILQVFAAAVIGGVSLDGGKGTLVGALTGVLLLQTVTNLLQVAQVPPEWLKAIYGVIILVALIISRYAGGKAQT
- a CDS encoding sugar ABC transporter ATP-binding protein, giving the protein MSALPAGSAAVPVVSAQGVGKRYGPTVALSDVSITVNPGESHALVGRNGAGKSTLVSILTGLSKTDTGRVEFGGVPAPPLSKQDDWKRAVACVYQHAMVVPQLTVAENLFLNRQSGKGFAIGWQRLRRQARELLDSWDVGVDVDTPAGELSVEDRQFVEIARALSYGARFIVLDEPTAQLDSQAIERLFARMRQMQANGVTFLFISHHLHEVYEVCQAVTVLRDAKHILTAPVSEVGRAELIDAMTGEQGGLSVRDASTREALAEDADEVLTVDGLSGDGFEDVTFRIHRGEVIGLAGSNASGKHQVAETVYGLLSPSAGTIRVDGKPLKPGDIPAAIRAGIGCVPRDRHHEGLVLEHSIADNATLSILDRMGKGGVASPGARYAKASKALRDYDIVAADADQPVSDLSGGNQQKVVLARALAGDPRLVVLINPTAGVDVKSKEALLAVVDRVRAEGKAVLIVSDELDDLRLSDRVLVLRAGAVVAEHRAGWSDGDLVADIEGVER
- a CDS encoding SDR family NAD(P)-dependent oxidoreductase produces the protein MSEFEGLVAAVTGGASGIGRATADLLAARGAKVAVLDLKPDDLPEGLTGFRCDVGSDDEVRAAIDAVAERFGRLDVLVNNAGIGAQGDVTSNSDDEWHRVLDINVVGMVRLARAALPHLKNSPSAAIVNTCSIAAWAGLPNRALYSASKGAVLSLTLAMATDHLADRIRVNCVCPGTADTPWVGRLLDSAGDPEAERAALAARQPMGRLVTADEVANAVVYLASPLSASTTGTALAVDGGMYGLRPRGPVQH
- a CDS encoding sugar ABC transporter substrate-binding protein; translation: MRTRVIRVAAAATALGLALSACGSTKDNAPKPGAGGAQGGKVGATIPLLTSPFWQAYNNYVPLKAKEQGVDALPTVNADSDSAKQITDVNTLLNQGVKGLVVTPIDSAAVVAGLKAAENKGVPVVAVDVAPESGKVAMVVRADNKAYGTKACEAIGAKVTSGKVVQVMGDLASVNGRDRSEAFRECMKAKFPGVQVLEVAAEWKADKASSGLDSLLTANPDIKAVYMQAGGVYLAPTQQALKRKNLYFPVGDPKHVVLVSNDGIPQELAAIRAGELDATVSQPADDYAKYGMYWVKKAMEGETFKAGPTDHGSTIVEVRPGILEDQLPAPVVTKDNVDDKALWGNNL
- a CDS encoding fumarylacetoacetate hydrolase family protein, with the translated sequence MQLLRLGEPGSERPFVRAGDGTVRDLSGLTSDIDGSFFASDGVARVAAALAAGELPEAGPELARARVGAPIARPGKVVCVGLNYRQHAEESGAEVPTEPVVFMKAPDVVVGPEDDVLVPRGSTKTDWEVELGVVIGKTARYIESVEEALEYVAGYTVSNDVSEREFQLERGGTWDKGKSCENFNPLGPWLVTADEVPDPQALGLRLWVNGEKKQDSSTKDMIFTVAEIVHYLSRFMVLRPGDLINTGTPQGVALGQPDPKPYLREGDVIELEIDGLGRQRQSTRQA